The DNA sequence TATCAAGAGCTAGGTTTGTCTGTTGTTCAATCGAAACCCTGGCTTGTAATTCCCATTACTATATTTCCACTATTAGTCATTGACAAAATAATTCTATGTTTTTTATTAGAGACGTTTAGAATCTTCAAAAAATGTCTGTACCCTCAACAAATTGGCCTGGTGACCAGATAAATCACAATCTATAATCAGAGATGGTGTTTACAATATTTACAAGGGCATATACAGATTGCCTcattctaaataaatttttttaaaaaggaaatttaacatcaaaagctgCTATCATATCATTTTGTGCATTATCAAACATAATTAGAACCTTCTGAAACAAATTGCGAAATCCAATTAAAAGCACTGCCACATAAGCTCTCCCAGAACCAGAGATCCAATGCAAGCACTGAGGGGAATATGAGCAATGCCAAAGTCTGGTATCGGTTCAGTGGCCAACCTGAAATTTTAGCCGTTGTATTAAGAAGTGGAAAGGAACTGTTGTTTGAATCTCTGTTCCTTGACCAAGCTGTAACCCATTGAACTCGAGAAGGGATCAGATGAAACTCGTCCCTCAACCTCCTCCCTAAGTCCAGCATGTGACCAGCACCATATAGTATGGCAATTCTATTGTGGCCGTCGTCGATTGCCCGCTGAAGTGCCTCTATTGCGGCTCTGTTTCTTTCACCAATTATAACAGATTCCTCTTCCACATCAGCTGTCACCTGGGTCAACCTTCAAGATCTTTCACAAAATGGTAGAACTACTGTTTTCAAATCCCCCATTTGTTCTCCTATCTCAAAGGGAATTCACAATTCGACATTCATTTCAACTAAAGTTTGTCGCTTTTTAGCAACCAAAGCAATGAGCAAGCTAAAGTTCGTGGCATTTTGCAACTAAAACATGAATTAATCACCACTTCAAGAAAAGTGAATACCATAACATAAAAGTTAGAAAGCTCGCAGTGGAAAAGAGAAATGGAAgtagaaaacaaaatgaaagattCTTGGTTAGTTCTCAGACGTTATTCTCTTAGCCAGGAATACATTTTGGTTACTTACTCAGATGTTAAGTCTCTTAGCCAGGAAAACTTTCATTGCAGCTCGAAAATCAAGCCTTGACAAGGCTTCTAGCTCTGGAAACTCAGATTCCGGACTTCCAACGTCTGCATAAACGCTTCTAATAATGAGATGGCCGACCAATGGCATAGGAAGCACACGTGATGCCCAAAAAAGCTTAGATCTCCTAGGACCAAGGTCTTCTCGAATTGAAGCAGGCTGAATCATGGCTTTAGTGGATTAAAGTGTCATATCTCATGCAAAGGTGAAAAAGCTTTCACCTTTTTCAAGCTGAATGATGTGACAGAATGTTGTCGGATAGAATTAACTAAATGCTGTTACAATACAATGGAAGAGCAAAATTATTTAGAAGATGTCTATCAAATTGTACACGAATATATTAATTCCTTCACATTATTCAAAATTCTCAATAGGAAATAATGGGCCATCGACCCATTCTGTCGTTAGAATAGAATACAGTAACCTCATTtgttaaacatataaaaataatattagtcaGACGTAGGAAAAAATGACATATATTTATAGACATCAATTGGAAAATGGACTTGGAGTTGATCCATGGATTAATTAGAGCAACCAGAATCAAACCTGAAGCAACTTGAAGGTCTCAAATTCAAGGTCTGCATGGTACCAATTATCAGCTTGGTAGTCGGGACAGTCTAATTGGAAATCAAGCTCCAGAATTCGAGCCATCTGCTGCTGAATGCAACCTATGATGTTAAACAACCTTTAAGCTTTTATGTGGCAGCaggattttttctattttctaaacTCTCCCTGCTTGCTACCACCTCATAAAGGACACAGTCATAGGATTCAAGTTCCTTCTGGATTTCAAAGTACCTGCATATGGGATTTCACATTATTCATTCAAACAAGTCTTAAGAGAGAATGCCCAAAACATAATGTACTTTATTCCCTAGAAGATAATTTCTATGGTGTCCTAAAAGAAACATAAGCACTTTCTTAGCACCGTTTGTAGAAGTATGCGGACTACAGTCTGAAATTTCAAAAGCAAAACATTTCTAAAAACAgttatatttgataataaataatattgcagAGCATATCAAAGTAATAAGAAAAAACTGAATGCCTAAGAATATCAAATGGACATACTCTTTATCCGCGATTGGAATTGTCGAAACCAAATCAAACTACAACATCAAATAACAACACCCATCAATTGAAACTTCAAAAAACCAATCCTCCAAGGAACAAAAAGAACGGGCCATAGAATTAGCCAAAAACAGAGCTAATTACCTGAAAAAAAGGCCGCAAAAGAACCCAACGGAACCTTTTTCTGTAGCTAACAACGGCGATCTGCAAATTCCCACTGTCCCCATTAACACTACGTTTGAATCTCATAAAATCTGTAGTTGAATTGTTCTGCAAAAACTGCTCCGCCTAGCCATCTTCAAGGGACCGAACTGAAGACAAAGCAAGGACCTTCTTCAAAGGAGGTAAGTTGAAAGAGTTAGGGATGGTCATTTCAACTTTTGCAATAGGGGTGGTCATCAAGAGAGCTTTTGTTATGTAAAAAAGGCTCAAGTAACTCAACAAGCCCCCAACAAGCCAATCGACTTGATAAACAAAAACACGATATAGAATATTTGTTTATGGCCTTGTAGATTGATGGAGAAGCAGATTGTAAAACATGGTTGATTGATAACGGCTGCACTTGACACATGGCTAAAAATTTACGTCATTTTAGCCATATTGGTAAAACCATTTGGACTAAAACGGTACTTGGACATAGAGAGACAGTTCTTGAAGAAAGTAAAGCTGATAGAACCCACAATGttcacatatatattaaatattgcaAGTATTCAAAGCTTTAGATCTCAAGAAACAGATTTCCAGAATATGAGAACGATTTTTCTTTATTCTAATTttgagatcttttttttttccctccaatTTGAGTGATtggatatatgaaaatttttgctTCATAACCACTAGAAATAATCCATGAATAGCGACGGgtaaaaaaaagccaaaaataaagGTTATCAGAGTTTGTCTAGGTGGAAAGTTTGAATGAAGTGGAGGTCGATTATACAGTTTTAATATTCTACATGATAAACCTGGTTTACTGATTGATTTCTCCATGAAATATGGACATCGCATGTGTTAGCATTACAACTGCTGTAGTCTCTATAATAGCCACCAATAACATCATTACAACTGCTGTAGTCTATTGTACTTCCTCTAATATGTTTTCCATCCATTATTAACTCCCCttgttcctttctttttcttatttgttttttcctttccaagTGATAAAAAATTGTAAGCAAACTACTAGatatataatttacaaatcCAACCCTCCTCTATCCtacaaggaatttttttttcgatttttattttaaaattatgcttactatttcaaacaaataaaatgatatatagcGTTAGCGTACCAATTTCGATATGTGAGACCTTTTAACCATAATCAATTCATATATATGGAAGTTAATTCGACTTTCGTGCCTCATCAAACAAAActtaattgtctttttttttttttttttttttttttttttttcatgtgtaCAAGCATATAATGTTATTAAATATTCATCACAAAATATTTCTAGATCCCAATAAAAATGCTTGAAGTTTACCATTTGAAATTTACCATACTTGTAAATGCAAAATTTTGttgtttagttgatattttgttttgagtttcctgtttatttattatactaCATGTGTTTTTGGTTATTTTGATCAcggatatttaatttttagggCGTTGAATTTTGTGcagtatattattatttgtttagaattttttttttaatcaaatcatattcaaatttatgcatattcaattttgatttcGGAGCTCAGTTTCCATTTTATGTTAAACCTCTAATAATGTAGAAAATGCTAAAGGTTTTCACATGCTTAATTAGATTTGTAGTACTAATTCATTAAATAAagacatttttatatttaatttatcatactAATTTATCTCATATTTAACACGTCAACAAGTAATGTATGCTTGTTCTTTAAAGTTATCATATTTTAGTCAATTATTTAACTATGGGTAAATTACAAAAACTTCCCTTGCGGTTCAACTTTTTTCATGGTGTAAGTTAAAGGAGGCATCTATCCAAACTCTTTAAGTTGTATGAGCAAAGATAGCTACAATCTCCATAGGGAATGGTTGAGAAATGAAGAGTAACAGATCATGCTTGAAACAGATCATGAATTGACTTTCTGACTTGTCTATACACTCATTTATAGATATGCTGTGACATAAAGTTCCAATAGAGCGCATCATTGTGAGTCCAATCCATTGCATAGTAACTTAATATAAGCTAAGCGTTAATTACTAGTCCATGATCCTTAAACTTAATTAATGGCACTCCAAAAGTACAATTAAATAGATGCCATTAAAATGATAATTATGTCGTACAAACCAAAAGTAACAAATTGGTTAACTATAGAGAGTAATATAATTGACGAGCTTTCCTATGCTCCCTATGTGTCCTCAGCCTTTTTGCTCTCCTTGATATGAGACTTCAAGGCAGAAATTATAGCTCCTATGTCAGCCAAATTTTCCTTCCCCACGATCATCCTTGACGCCATCCATGCACATCTTTCTATCTGGTCAAGTTGGgctttttttcttccccttaTAGCTTCCACTTCAATATTAAGTTCCTCCATTGTTGAGATATTAGACGTCAAGGTGGAGATATCATTTTCCAAAACCTGTTTGAACTTGGCCTTATCAGCTTTAATCAATTCCACCGCTATTGTACAAGGCTGAAaggaaaaaatcaaataaataaataaataacaaaaataaggaTAGGAATATTTTtgataacaaaaataagaataataaaactTCTTGTATTGACCGGCAAAGAGGTATTTGAATCTAGAAAATCAACTTCCAGTACACACTCTACATTGGCTTGGCCTTTATGTTGTTTGTACTGTCCCAATAAAaaacaagtcaaaatatatacatCTTTACAACATTTAAGATTTGAAAGAATACAATTCAAAACGCACCAGATCATCTGAAT is a window from the Ziziphus jujuba cultivar Dongzao chromosome 11, ASM3175591v1 genome containing:
- the LOC107431757 gene encoding uncharacterized protein LOC107431757, coding for MDGKHIRGSTIDYSSCNDVIGGYYRDYSSCNANTCDVHISWRNQSVNQAEQFLQNNSTTDFMRFKRSVNGDSGNLQIAVVSYRKRFRWVLLRPFFQFDLVSTIPIADKELYFEIQKELESYDCVLYEQQMARILELDFQLDCPDYQADNWYHADLEFETFKLLQPASIREDLGPRRSKLFWASRVLPMPLVGHLIIRSVYADVGSPESEFPELEALSRLDFRAAMKVTADVEEESVIIGERNRAAIEALQRAIDDGHNRIAILYGAGHMLDLGRRLRDEFHLIPSRVQWVTAWSRNRDSNNSSFPLLNTTAKISGWPLNRYQTLALLIFPSVLALDLWFWESLCGSAFNWISQFVSEGSNYV